One genomic segment of Nonomuraea coxensis DSM 45129 includes these proteins:
- a CDS encoding HesA/MoeB/ThiF family protein: protein MALPDGRIVIGLMQQGISAEIQDDEDGAIAQLIVLMDGTRTVDEICAIFAETHPDFDDQSVREVIEGLIDNGFVEDAGAPLPANLTPREAARYEPARNFFAWIDATPRSSPYEVQSKIKDAKVCLLGIGGTGSAVAAGLVSSGVGALHIADFDTVEESNLTRQLLYTEQDIDRPKVDSAVERLRAMNSLVTVTGSTLKAGAANDIAALMEDCDAFVLCADKPHPDIMYWTNEAALRTGTPWFVSFYTGPMAVVGSLIPRETGCWACLQRQENQRELNAHGRSLTEERPNAVVAASANISGQLCALEVLYHLSGLPTQARGRVFHWNYAMWDHSYYIDIPHDDDCPACGPATA from the coding sequence GTGGCCCTGCCGGATGGCCGCATCGTCATCGGCCTCATGCAACAGGGCATCTCCGCGGAGATCCAGGACGACGAGGACGGCGCGATCGCTCAGCTGATCGTCCTCATGGACGGCACCAGGACGGTCGATGAGATCTGTGCCATCTTCGCCGAGACACACCCGGACTTCGATGACCAGAGTGTCCGCGAGGTCATCGAAGGGCTGATCGACAACGGATTCGTCGAAGACGCCGGTGCGCCGCTTCCCGCCAACCTCACTCCGCGCGAGGCGGCACGCTACGAGCCCGCCAGGAACTTCTTCGCGTGGATCGACGCCACTCCGCGGAGCTCGCCGTACGAGGTGCAGTCCAAGATCAAAGACGCCAAGGTGTGCCTGCTCGGCATCGGCGGCACGGGTTCCGCCGTGGCGGCCGGCCTGGTCTCCAGCGGCGTCGGGGCTCTGCACATCGCCGACTTCGACACCGTCGAGGAGTCGAACCTCACCCGTCAGCTCCTTTACACCGAGCAGGACATCGACCGCCCCAAGGTCGACAGCGCCGTCGAGCGGCTGCGCGCCATGAACAGTCTGGTCACCGTCACGGGCAGCACGCTCAAGGCGGGCGCCGCGAATGACATCGCCGCCCTGATGGAAGACTGCGACGCGTTCGTCCTCTGCGCGGACAAGCCGCACCCGGACATCATGTACTGGACCAACGAGGCGGCGCTGCGCACCGGCACGCCATGGTTCGTCAGCTTCTACACGGGGCCGATGGCGGTCGTGGGATCCCTGATACCGCGAGAGACCGGATGCTGGGCGTGCCTGCAGCGTCAGGAGAACCAGCGCGAGCTCAACGCCCACGGCCGCTCGCTGACCGAGGAGCGCCCGAACGCCGTGGTCGCGGCCAGCGCCAACATCAGCGGGCAGCTCTGCGCGCTGGAAGTCCTCTATCACCTCAGCGGCCTGCCCACCCAGGCGCGAGGCAGGGTCTTCCACTGGAACTACGCCATGTGGGATCACTCCTATTACATCGACATTCCGCACGACGACGACTGCCCCGCCTGCGGGCCCGCCACGGCGTGA
- a CDS encoding nuclear transport factor 2 family protein, producing the protein MSEKNTREVVQELLTRMGEGDHERVAALFAEPVDWRLDWPDEGHPAVPWIRPRSTRADVADHFRTLEAYHAPELNGTTVSTILVDGADAVVFGDIVQTVKGAGGVSYTSPFALRLTVEDGLITRYHIYEDSLTVARALGQPLSTD; encoded by the coding sequence ATGAGCGAGAAGAACACCCGTGAAGTCGTGCAGGAGCTGCTGACCAGGATGGGCGAGGGCGATCACGAGCGCGTCGCCGCGTTGTTCGCCGAGCCGGTCGATTGGCGGCTCGACTGGCCGGACGAGGGGCACCCCGCGGTGCCGTGGATCCGGCCCCGCAGCACCCGGGCGGACGTGGCCGACCACTTCAGGACCCTGGAGGCGTACCACGCGCCCGAGCTGAACGGCACGACCGTGTCGACGATCCTGGTGGACGGGGCGGACGCCGTGGTGTTCGGCGACATCGTGCAGACGGTGAAGGGGGCGGGCGGGGTCTCGTACACCTCACCGTTCGCGTTGCGCCTGACGGTCGAGGACGGGCTCATCACCCGCTACCACATCTATGAGGACAGCCTGACGGTGGCCCGTGCCCTCGGCCAGCCGCTCTCTACCGACTAG